In Heterodontus francisci isolate sHetFra1 unplaced genomic scaffold, sHetFra1.hap1 HAP1_SCAFFOLD_330, whole genome shotgun sequence, the sequence aacggtgaaggggccaaaggatcggtcagccgagttcccaaagaacatggcctcgctcttgccgtgtttaacattggctcccaaggccagttcgagctggtcgcaggtgctcatcagtctgtgcacagacagtggatccgagcataaaacggcgacgtcatccatgtacagggaggttttaacctgagtgcctccgctgcctgggattgtcacccctctgatgctcgcattcttcccaatagactcagcaaagggttcaatactgcaaacaaacaagacaggggagagacgacagccctgcctgactccagattggatcgggaaactttctgattcccacccgttgatagagtgcactgctgatgtttgtgttgagtagtttgatccaattgcagattccctccccaaaccccattttggaatgcacatccatcatgtaagtgtgcgatatcctgtcaaaagccttctcctggtccaggctgatgaggcaggtatccaccctcctgtcccggacatcggtgatcatatccctgagtagcgcaaagctatcagagattgtcctgcctggtatagtatcggtctgatcagggtgaatcaccaactccagagcagacttgaatcgactggctatgacttttgacagaatcttgcagacagcattaagcagaaattgggccaccaatttctgatttctgtcctctcccccttccgcttgtcgatgagggtgatgatgcctttcctcatggattctcacatgctgccagcctggagcatactcttgtttactgccagacatgttgattcttgcctcaaatcagttcacaataaaagagactgattccgtcaggctcctttttatgcaggccacccggacctggctgagaaaggaagagtgagagcagggaggggaggagacaagagtgaagattaaacagagagctagatggaggagacacccagagtgacagacagagagagaacggccctcatctttcagctccacctccagtttcctccgggctgccaatttcaaaccctttatcaacagtagaaccgaaacccagctctccacacaaacccttccagactcggccttcatagtcaaggctttccagaaagccggagcttttaaatatggtcccgatgcaactaacactcagtaatattcccaccaaaacacagtccattccataacaagaaacctcctcagtaatatcaacatttccacacacatccgcttccagcagtttacagcaccttactgcagctgtttggggaatctcctgtgttaagattggagttggaaagcggcctttacccggcagtgttattgtctcacactgaatctgctagacatcctgttctctttattgcgagagagaaagcacggatttaggaaatgttcatttgaaatgatctctattgagaacgagcccggccgtgggacaggtattccagtgcaaagagctgtccatgaccgagtgttgcagactggcacattgcaacgtccaagactatgtgctgtgggacggcattaaagcttggggaagccaccagggagactcaatggggaaaggctgcagtctgaggccctagtcgGCCATAgtgcagtgaggggctggaacctgtgtaaaacccatcgggctgtttgcaccagagaatgttagatgtgtaatgtaaatactgtaaatataacctgtgcaggcagggatagtgacatacatcatgtacattatttaaGGAAACTGATCtgcattgtaccttatgtaatattaaatttgaactgctttgcaatgtaattgcacaaattatatgaataaattacattttgtgcaaaagaaagcagctttcctgtcaacacgcaccttgtctcagggcacaactttcctgtgatcttgtcatacccaacttcgctctatatcttctgacacgcacactttacagtctgtcatttccaaaaacaagcattctaaaatcaaaagaccttttgtttatttctcctttcttttcatttctcctctattcttctcaatcactcccttcaacagtcctattcagatcaaggtggaatgtgaatagtgtcacaactcacctgacactattattaccctacttttctcttgtctcattcaatgggaaagttttattcaccagtctgttgctgttttacactcttgccataccatctggtgttGCATCcagctgaattctgtgctttcatggccttacatatcattTCCTCTTCTggttgatttgtttgcttcagttccattcaaccaggctggaccacagggaagcttagaacctttgccttggatgggtccacgttgatccattacattcagaatcacctccttgaaataactccatagtacaactacagtaaccacacagcatctgcttcaaacagtcCTCCACATTTtacctgttctgactgtcaacacctccagctcttttgtttaagtggaacccatcaggtttgtataggctccttctattctgaaagctgtagcactggttcagggaattcagccctgtttctctactcgaaaggatcagccatgcttgatctgcctcgtattttgcttttattgcaacgttacaagacctccaatcctctggcaccaaacctgtatccagtgagggattggaaaatgatggtcagaccttccactatttcttccctggcttctttcaacagcctgggggacatttcatctggtcctgatgatttatccacattcaaggatgctcatcccattaagacttcctctctcgttaagttatcacgtccaatacttcacactcctcctccttaataacaatatctgcatcacactttcattcgggaaaacagcaaagtattcattaaggatatatggcaacatcttccaccccgatacaaaggttacatttttgatcttttgtgtgccctgctgtttgcttcgttGCCTCGTCCGCcaatgttttgttgcaacatctttgggtccattgttattttgcttgtccatgttctttcctgctttctctttgctcttcaccgctgctcccaaacgcctccagtgcagttaaAAACACAACTTGTGAAAAGTGGCATTCGAACCCACGtctccaatggagactgcgacctgaacgcagcgccttagaccgctcggccatcctgactacctGCAGAacgctatcaatgctaaggaaattattcattctttgtgaaagtatttgtgagaatttggaaatgtctggaagaggaaagactggcgggaaagctcgggccaaggccaagtctcactcctcccgggcaggACTGCAGATCCCGGTGGGCCGGGTTCACcgactcctgagaaagggtaactatgctcagcgtgtgggtgccagagtcccggtctatctggctgctgtgctcgagtatctgaccgctgaaatcctcgagctggccatgAGCGCGGCCCGGTACAACAAGAAGAGCAGCAtcttccccagacacctgcagctggccgtccgcaacgacgaggagctcatcaagcttcTGGGAGGGgtaaccatcgctcagggcggggtgctgcctaatatccaggccgtgctgctgcccaagaaaaccagcgctcagagctcccagaaaaagtaaagcggccaaaatgtcatctaataaaccaaaggctcttttcagagccacccacagtctctgtgaagggctggttactgtcaggagggaatcagagatggagttattggaacagtggattgacctgtttcacatctgtccagttgtcttttcagttccctctctggatttcgctctgtttctctgctcacacatctgccCCTctggttaagtgaagaagtgaactacagggtgccagaatcaacaatttaatcaatcccgctgccttcgatttgatgaatcccgagaccatcccggtccatcaacgggaactggttcggagctgatgaattaatttaataatggaagtgtccaggTTAATTCTTTGATttttatttggacagtttgaattgtgttttttatttctctccggtgatctgagcaccgcttctcaatgagaatctgctcccggaacagagtaaatgcaggaaggaagaggccattctcgggctgtgtgtttctctcctaacctgatctgtttcgaccACACTGTTCCCAGAGCACGGAATCagcgagagttgtgcacacacaggagctgagtccattgcagcgctttaatatgtgccttctccccggccctccctattctccggacacagagctgtctgtttcccccggcggcgggagggagtcagggattctctccccgcagtgtcagggtctgcagtcccggggaactggcggtttcagtcagagtgaccgagctgccttacatatcctgtgtactgatctccaacggattcaaatattagtgaactcattgggtaatgtttgtaaataaccctcatgtgaacggacccggctccattaatgccttccaaataaaactgggatccatttcttttccccaaatgccagctaacggatcccaggagcggggttgagattgtgctgagcagcaatgagtctcccgtaatgctgctttctaaattccagatcagctctcagtcccacaggcctttcgggaaagtgatgtgacaaaacagaaaccatgtggccgcccctccaatctaatgggtttgatgatgaacagagatggcagctctttcctttgctgatttggtggctctgaaaagagcccttgttacacttgttactgaagctgggttttcggtgcgttccccgcggatgcggccggccagctggatgtctttggccatgatggacctggatcattctggtgaatctgctcattttccggcagaatcATCAGTCGCTGTCTGAACTGTttgaagtcaggggtgtattagcagccagaaaatgaagggcagttcattgctccctgcagcattatccgcctctttcaggagaaaagatcagaaaccgctcgtttctgtctgtccccgagaagcctgtgagaagcggttagtcgctaatttgttccttttacagagaggaagctgatatttgtcccgttttaaattgctgaaccggaccttcctcccgccgctcacagttaacagattgacaaatgaaaacgattcctaaaatcgcgtcaggattttgtgacggtaaatacagtaaaacagaacataaaatgagagattttaaaattgttgcctgaaaattgaaattttccatcacttcaattccttcctgctctggaattgccgggctttttccaattggaaaatctaaggcAATGAGAACTACTATTTACTTCTAtgcgattctcctattggttaataattggattgagaagcgggtgaccaataagagacagag encodes:
- the LOC137363723 gene encoding histone H2A-like → MSGRGKTGGKARAKAKSHSSRAGLQIPVGRVHRLLRKGNYAQRVGARVPVYLAAVLEYLTAEILELAMSAARYNKKSSIFPRHLQLAVRNDEELIKLLGGAGMNDKREELERLGDSRTPEEEKVVRLKGNLNV